Part of the Candidatus Zixiibacteriota bacterium genome, GGTGGTGCGGTTGAGCGGCGACCGCAACCGTGAAGCGCTACCGGCGATTGCGCTCTCGACCGACATGGCGATACTCACCGCCGTCGGCAACGATTACGGATTCGAGCATATCTTCGCGCGCCAGGTGGAGGCGCTCGGCCACCGGGGGGATATGCTGATCGTGTTATCCACGTCTGGGAACTCTGAAAATCTGGTCCGTGCTGTCTCAACCGCTCGCCAGAAACAAATCATTACCGCGGGACTGCTTGGCGGCGACGGAGGCCAGTTAGGTAAACAGGTCGACAAACCGCTCATCGTGCCGCATCGCTCCACCCAGCGTATTCAGGAAGAGCACCTGTTCATGATTCACCAGTTGGTAGAGATGGTCGAGCGCGATCTGTTCGCCTGAGGCCGCACGTTACTGCCATGCTCAGGCGGCTGCTGACCTTCTTTTTTCTGCTTTTTGTTTTCGCATCCACGTTCTCGATATCGCTTTCGCAATCGGCCTTGGGGATCGCCGCAGTTTTGTTTGTGATAGCCGCGGTGAGCGAACGTTTCAATCCGTTTGGCGGCGGGCTTCAGTGGTTCTGGGCAGCCGTAGCGATTTATATCGGCTGGCTGGTGCTCGTCTGTTTGCTGCAAGGGGAGCCACTCCGCGCCCTGGATAATATCCGCGAGGAATGGCTGTTTGCCGTGATTCCGATAGGAATCTACCTCGGGCGCGACACCACTTTTCCGGATCGCGCCATGAAAGTGCTCGCGCTGGGGCTGCTGCTGGTCTCGCTCGCCGCGCTGATCATGGCTGGGTTCGGCGTGCAGTATAGTTGGCCCGACGGTTTCACGCCCCTTCTTGAGACAAACCCTCGCGTGCGTGGCACGTTTGCTCATGCGCTGACATTCGGCAATGTGGCGGCGATTGCGTCCCTCTGCGTGCTGGCCTGGGCCTTTCTCCAACGCACACCTGTAACGCCACGTGCCCGGTCCGCCGCGGGCGGACCCTCATCTGCCGATTCCGATGATTCAACTACACCGCCATCAATGTCAGGTGCCCGGCAGATGCCCTCATCTGCCGGCTTCTTGAGACGTCCCCTGTTAAGCTGGCAAACCCTCGCCCTGCTCGCGAGTATCCTCGGCTTGATCGCGGTCCTCCTCTGTGGCGGACGCGGCCCGATGTTAGCCGCCCTGGTCGGTCTGGTGGTGCTGCCGTCGATTATGCCGCGCCCCTGGCGGCGTCTCGGCTGGGCGGTCCTGCTGGTAGTGCTGGCGATTGGTGTGCTGACCCCCACCGTGCGCAGCCGCTTCTCAGTCGAACTGGGCTGGCACTTCAATCGCGACTGGCCCGGCGGGCGGCTCTTTATCTGGGAACGCTCGCTCGATATTGCGATAGCGCACCCGCTGACCGGTGTCGGGCCGGGCAATTTCGGGCGGG contains:
- a CDS encoding O-antigen ligase family protein; translation: MLRRLLTFFFLLFVFASTFSISLSQSALGIAAVLFVIAAVSERFNPFGGGLQWFWAAVAIYIGWLVLVCLLQGEPLRALDNIREEWLFAVIPIGIYLGRDTTFPDRAMKVLALGLLLVSLAALIMAGFGVQYSWPDGFTPLLETNPRVRGTFAHALTFGNVAAIASLCVLAWAFLQRTPVTPRARSAAGGPSSADSDDSTTPPSMSGARQMPSSAGFLRRPLLSWQTLALLASILGLIAVLLCGGRGPMLAALVGLVVLPSIMPRPWRRLGWAVLLVVLAIGVLTPTVRSRFSVELGWHFNRDWPGGRLFIWERSLDIAIAHPLTGVGPGNFGREYHERLDTSVSDRFWYQHAHNDFLEAACRSGIPGAATFALLWVSALRSLWRGRRHWGEGSRQRRSLAVALVGSLVFFVESLSEATFSDEEVRVLLMLVWALGLAAVYNREKSSAQGQPYVY
- a CDS encoding SIS domain-containing protein gives rise to the protein MNHNDALIELIRQAEEAAQVRKATVDHLGLKMLELSGIMSGVIGSSGKILLAGNGGSAAMSSHFAAEMVVRLSGDRNREALPAIALSTDMAILTAVGNDYGFEHIFARQVEALGHRGDMLIVLSTSGNSENLVRAVSTARQKQIITAGLLGGDGGQLGKQVDKPLIVPHRSTQRIQEEHLFMIHQLVEMVERDLFA